Proteins from a genomic interval of Capsicum annuum cultivar UCD-10X-F1 chromosome 4, UCD10Xv1.1, whole genome shotgun sequence:
- the LOC107868498 gene encoding uncharacterized protein LOC107868498, whose amino-acid sequence MVLGLKTRSRNSPSVQVDYLIHIKEIKPWPPSQSLSIPRAVLIEWQHGDKHSGYTNQFVPSLGTGSGDGRIEINESFRLPVTLLREASFKGGDGDTFQKNCIEFHLYEPRRDKTVKGQHLGTATVDLGEYGVARESLRICPPVNCKRTYRNSAQPLLFLKIQLGERSRVRPSLRDRLKSEASMDRNGSLSRLLSEDYAEEDEFASFTDDDVSSHLSLPVSSSTNGSNYGSPPQGELARNCAGVKSSPGQDEDEDEDESRRRANMVENQGTKSPSGLQGSLSHSSTDLSSDLAWISRKIGGSSSIHYSTSNANNISEDTQNACATIKKDKHLQKEAQRVEQIAASDESGSEISSRQSSEESLIDDHPAEKACPIPHITDESSNFVNTDGNFSDREIEENTSTPSLNKLCDDSRAAVTQNGFVEGENSKDHQENGQQCSPRNGKQHQENEHEKDILENKGQCKKDESVSCYPEEETIEHDLKETDAVSAYRSQNEILKHVMSVRSSAESNRDGSVGSDQLLVQVAPKGARGFSSNERKDQKVSLRDTTNILLESKIHKLEQRVKMLEEELRESAAIEVGLYSVVAEHGCSTNKVHAPARRLSRFYLHACKENSVWQRGSAAKSAISGIYLVAKACGNDVARLTFWLSNSVVLRATITKFHGQQQLPLSSDTTPEKAVVKDKKKKFSPLKWESHSSNDVRDDVFESLGNWEDPVTFIRALEKIEAWIFSRIIESIWWQTFIPHMQSGAATAICNGKESEINTFRRRTSSSGAEENGNTSLDLWKKALKDACERICPVRAGGHECGCLHLLSKLIMEQCVVRLDVAIFNAILRESADEMPSDPISDPISDADVLPIPAGKASFGAGAQLRIAIGNWSRWLTDLIGRDDANSVDDENRADNEDDGSEYDSSSESFHLLNALSDLMLLPKDMLLSRTIRKEVCPTFGPIIIRRVLNVFVPDEFCPDPIHEVVLEALNSEDPFDAEEDSVMSYPCTAAPIAYKPPSAASVYGLLGDVSRHSQLRRSGSSVLKKSYTSDDELDQLDLNFIISEGIATSTLVKSSRISEASGNGNAVRYQLLREVWINSE is encoded by the exons ATGGTTCTGGGATTGAAGACTAGAAGTAGGAATAGCCCGTCGGTTCAAGTCGATTATCTGATCCATATTAAGGAGATTAAACCTTGGCCACCTTCGCAGTCGTTGAGTATTCCCCGTGCTGTTCTAATCGAATGGCAACATGGTGATAAACACTCTGGATATACTAACCAATTCGTGCCATCGCTGGGAACTGGTTCTGGTGACGGAAGAATCGAAATCAATGAGTCTTTTAGACTTCCGGTGACGCTGCTAAGGGAAGCTTCGTTTAAAGGTGGAGATGGTGATACTTTCCAAAAGAATTGCATTGAATTCCACTTGTATGAACCCCGGCGTGATAAGACTGTGAAAGGTCAACATTTAGGAACTGCGACCGTTGATTTGGGAGAGTATGGTGTTGCTAGAGAGAGTTTGAGAATATGTCCCCCCGTTAACTGCAAGCGAACTTACAGGAATTCGGCGCAGCCCCTTCTTTTCCTGAAAATTCAGCTAGGTGAGAGGAGTCGCGTGAGGCCATCCTTGAGGGACCGCTTAAAAAGTGAAGCATCAATGGATCGAAATGGTTCACTTTCAAGATTACTGAGTGAAGACTATGCAGAGGAAGATGAGTTTGCTTCATTCACCGATGATGATGTTTCCTCGCACTTATCATTGCCTGTTTCTTCTTCAACCAACGGCTCAAACTATGGCTCACCGCCTCAAGGAGAG CTGGCACGTAATTGCGCGGGAGTAAAAAGTAGCCCTGGACAAGATGAAGACGAAGACGAAGATGAAAGTAGAAGGCGTGCAAATATGGTCGAAAATCAAGGGACAAAATCTCCTTCAGGATTGCAAGGGAGTTTGTCACACTCCTCAACTGATTTGTCTTCTGATCTGGCTTGGATCTCAAGGAAAATTGGTGGTAGCAGTAGCATTCACTATTCGACATCTAATGCGAATAATATATCCGAGGACACTCAAAATGCTTGCGCGACAATCAAAAAGGACAAACACTTACAAAAAGAAGCACAACGCGTGGAACAAATAGCAGCCAGTGATGAAAGCGGTAGTGAAATATCCAGTCGGCAGAGCTCTGAGGAAAGCTTGATCGATGATCATCCAGCTGAAAAAGCCTGTCCAATTCCTCATATCACAGATGAGAGTAGCAACTTTGTGAACACGGATGGTAATTTCTCCGACCGTGAAATTGAAGAGAACACTTCAACTCCATCTCTAAATAAGCTGTGTGATGATTCAAGAGCTGCGGTTACTCAAAATGGGTTTGTTGAAGGTGAAAACAGTAAGGATCATCAGGAAAATGGTCAACAATGTAGCCCTCGTAATGGAAAGCAACACCAGGAGAATGAACACGAAAAAGATATTTTGGAAAATAAAGGGCAATGCAAGAAGGATGAGTCGGTCAGTTGCTACCCTGAAGAGGAAACTATAGAACATGACCTGAAGGAGACTGATGCAGTTTCTGCTTACCGTTCCCAAAACGAGATATTAAAGCATGTGATGTCAGTCAGGTCATCAGCGGAATCAAATAGGGATGGATCTGTCGGAAGCGATCAGCTTCTAGTGCAAGTTGCTCCGAAAGGTGCTAGAGGTTTTTCAAGCAATGAAAGAAAAGATCAAAAAGTGAGTCTTAGGGATACAACAAACATTCTTTTGGAAAGCAAAATCCACAAGCTGGAGCAAAGAGTAAAGATGCTTGAAGAAGAACTGAGAGAATCTGCTGCTATTGAGGTTGGCCTTTACTCAGTTGTTGCGGAGCATGGATGTTCCACGAATAAGGTCCATGCTCCGGCTAGACGTCTATCTAGATTCTATCTACATGCCTGTAAAGAAAATTCTGTATGGCAAAGGGGAAGTGCTGCTAAAAGTGCCATATCTGGAATATATTTGGTTGCAAAGGCATGTGGAAATGATGTCGCTAG GTTAACTTTCTGGCTATCAAATTCAGTGGTGCTGAGAGCAACTATAACCAAATTCCATGGGCAGCAACAGTTACCTCTTTCTTCTGATACTACGCCTGAAAAAGCTGTCGTCAAGgacaagaagaagaaattttcTCCACTAAAGTGGGAGTCTCACTCCAGCAATGATGTCAGGGATGACGTTTTTGAGAGTTTAGGCAATTGGGAGGACCCTGTTACATTTATAAGAGCACTTGAGAAAATAGAGGCTTGGATATTCTCCCGCATCATTGAATCTATTTGGTGGCAG aCTTTTATTCCACATATGCAGTCTGGTGCTGCAACAGCAATCTGTAACGGCAAGGAATCAGAGATAAATACATTTCGCCGTAGGACATCTAGTTCAGGTGCTGAAGAGAATGGAAATACTTCCTTGGATCTTTGGAAGAAAGCCTTGAAGGATGCCTGTGAAAGGATTTGCCCCGTTCGAGCTGGAGGACATGAGTGTGGTTGTTTGCATTTGCTCTCTAAATTG ATAATGGAACAATGTGTGGTGAGATTGGATGTAGCTATATTCAATGCTATCCTTCGAGAGTCTGCTGATGAGATGCCTTCGGATCCTATATCAGATCCCATTAGTGATGCTGATGTGCTTCCTATTCCGGCTGGAAAAGCTAGCTTTGGGGCAGGTGCACAACTGAGAATCGCG ATAGGGAATTGGTCCAGATGGCTCACTGACCTTATCGGCAGGGATGATGCCAACTCAGTAGACGATGAAAATAGAGCAGACAATGAAGACGATGGGAGTGAATATGATTCCTCTTCCGAGTCCTTCCATCTCCTTAACGCACTGAGTGATCTCATGCTGCTTCCAAAGGATATGTTGTTAAGTAGGACAATAAGGAAAGAG GTCTGTCCCACATTTGGTCCGATCATAATAAGAAGGGTTCTTAATGTTTTTGTCCCGGATGAGTTTTGCCCTGATCCAATACATGAAGTTGTTCTTGAAGCTCTTAACTCCGAG GATCCTTTTGATGCCGAGGAAGATTCTGTCATGAGCTACCCATGCACGGCAGCTCCTATAGCTTATAAACCGCCTTCAGCTGCTTCAGTTTATGGTCTATTAGGGGATGTTAGTCGCCATTCTCAGCTGAGACGAAGTGGATCTTCAGTGCTCAAGAAGTCATACACAAGCGATGATGAACTCGACCAACTAGATTTGAACTTTATCATTTCCGAGGGCATTGCAACTTCAACTCTTGTAAAATCCAGTAGGATATCAGAAGCTAGCGGAAATGGAAATGCTGTTAGGTATCAACTCCTTCGGGAGGTTTGGATAAACAGTGAATAA
- the LOC107868496 gene encoding protoporphyrinogen oxidase, mitochondrial isoform X1 has protein sequence MENCGKRTIVSDDATGCSKRVAVIGAGVSGLAAAYKLKIHGLNVTVFEAKGKAGGKLQSVSQNGLVWDEGANTMTESEGDVTFLLDSLGLRDKQQFPLSQNKRYIARNGTPVLIPSNPIDLIKSNFLSTGSKLKMLLEPFLWKNNKLAKVSDKHESVGGFFERHFGKEVVDYLIDPFVAGTCGGDPDSLSMHHSFPELWNLEKRFGSVIVGAIRSKLSPKKEKKQGPPKSSVNKKRQRGSFSFLGGMQTLTDAICKDLKEDELRLNSRVLELSCSCSGDSAMDSWSIFSASPHKRQAEEESFDAVIMTAPLCDIKSMKISKRGNPFLLNFIPEVDYVPVSVVITTFKRENVKHPLEGFGVLVPSKEQKHGLKTLGTLFSSMMFPDRAPSNVYLYTTFVGGSRNRELAKASRTELKDIVTSDLKQLLGAEGEPTYVNHVYWSKAFPLYGHNYDSVLDAIDKMEKNLPGLFYAGNHKGGLSVGKALSSGCNAADLVISYLESMTTDTKNH, from the exons ATGGAGAATTGTGGAAAGAGGACTATAGTTTCAGATGATGCAACAG GTTGTTCCAAGAGAGTTGCAGTGATTGGTGCTGGCGTCAG TGGGTTAGCTGCAGCATACAAGTTGAAAATTCATGGGTTGAATGTCACTGTATTCGAAGCGAAAGGGAAAGCTGGTGGGAAGTTACAAAGTGTGAGCCAAAATGGCTTGGTATGGGATGAAGGCGCTAATACTATG ACTGAAAGTGAAGGTGATGTCACGTTTTTGCTTGATTCTCTTGGACTACGAGATAAGCAGCAATTT CCACTTTCACAGAACAAGCGCTACATTGCCAGAAATGGTACTCCTGTACTG ATACCTTCAAATCCAATTGACCTGATCAAAAGCAACTTCCTTTCCACTGGATCAAAG CTTAAGATGCTTTTGGAGCCATTTTTATGGAAGAATAACAAGCTCGCAAAGGTGTCTGACAAACACGAAAG TGTCGGTGGATTCTTTGAGCGTCATTTTGGAAAGGAG GTTGTTGACTATCTAATTGACCCTTTTGTTGCTGGAACATGTGGTGGTGATCCTGACTCGCTTTCA ATGCACCATTCATTTCCAGAGTTGTGGAATTTAGAGAAAAG GTTTGGTTCAGTCATAGTTGGGGCAATTCGATCTAAGTTATCacctaaaaaggaaaagaaacaaGGACCACCCAAGTCTTCAGTTAATAAGAAGCGCCAGCGGGGATCCTTTTCGTTTTTGGGTGGAATGCAA ACACTTACTGACGCAATATGCAAAGATCTCAAAGAAGATGAACTTAGGCTAAATTCTAGAGTTCTGGAATTATCTTGTAGCTGTAGTGGGGACTCGGCGATGGATAGCTGGTCAATTTTTTCTGCCTCACCGCACAAACGGCAAGCAGAAGAAGAATCATTTGATGCTGTAATTATGACG GCCCCTCTCTGTGACATTAAGAGTATGAAGATTTCTAAGAGAGGAAATCCATTTCTGCTCAACTTTATTCCTGAG GTTGATTATGTACCAGTATCTGTTGTTATAACCACATTTAAGAGGGAAAATGTAAAGCATCCCCTTGAGGGCTTTGGAGTTCTTGTACCCTCCAAAGAGCAAAAACATGGTCTGAAGACACTAG GCACCCTCTTCTCTTCTATGATGTTTCCAGATCGGGCACCCAGCAATGTCTATCTCTATACTACATTTGTTGGTGGAAGCCGAAATAGAGAACTCGCAAAAGCCTCGAG GACTGAGCTGAAAGATATAGTAACTTCCGACCTAAAGCAGTTGTTGGGTGCTGAGGGAGAGCCAACATATGTGAA TCATGTATACTGGAGTAAAGCATTTCCGTTGTATGGGCATAACTACGATTCAGTTCTAGACGCAATTGACAAAATGGAGAAAAACCTTCCTGGATTATTCTATGCAG GTAACCACAAGGGGGGATTGTCAGTTGGCAAAGCATTATCTTCTGGATGCAATGCAGCAGATCTTGTTATATCATATCTCGAATCCATGACAACCGACACCAAAAACCATTGA
- the LOC107868496 gene encoding protoporphyrinogen oxidase, mitochondrial isoform X2, whose product MTESEGDVTFLLDSLGLRDKQQFPLSQNKRYIARNGTPVLIPSNPIDLIKSNFLSTGSKLKMLLEPFLWKNNKLAKVSDKHESVGGFFERHFGKEVVDYLIDPFVAGTCGGDPDSLSMHHSFPELWNLEKRFGSVIVGAIRSKLSPKKEKKQGPPKSSVNKKRQRGSFSFLGGMQTLTDAICKDLKEDELRLNSRVLELSCSCSGDSAMDSWSIFSASPHKRQAEEESFDAVIMTAPLCDIKSMKISKRGNPFLLNFIPEVDYVPVSVVITTFKRENVKHPLEGFGVLVPSKEQKHGLKTLGTLFSSMMFPDRAPSNVYLYTTFVGGSRNRELAKASRTELKDIVTSDLKQLLGAEGEPTYVNHVYWSKAFPLYGHNYDSVLDAIDKMEKNLPGLFYAGNHKGGLSVGKALSSGCNAADLVISYLESMTTDTKNH is encoded by the exons ATG ACTGAAAGTGAAGGTGATGTCACGTTTTTGCTTGATTCTCTTGGACTACGAGATAAGCAGCAATTT CCACTTTCACAGAACAAGCGCTACATTGCCAGAAATGGTACTCCTGTACTG ATACCTTCAAATCCAATTGACCTGATCAAAAGCAACTTCCTTTCCACTGGATCAAAG CTTAAGATGCTTTTGGAGCCATTTTTATGGAAGAATAACAAGCTCGCAAAGGTGTCTGACAAACACGAAAG TGTCGGTGGATTCTTTGAGCGTCATTTTGGAAAGGAG GTTGTTGACTATCTAATTGACCCTTTTGTTGCTGGAACATGTGGTGGTGATCCTGACTCGCTTTCA ATGCACCATTCATTTCCAGAGTTGTGGAATTTAGAGAAAAG GTTTGGTTCAGTCATAGTTGGGGCAATTCGATCTAAGTTATCacctaaaaaggaaaagaaacaaGGACCACCCAAGTCTTCAGTTAATAAGAAGCGCCAGCGGGGATCCTTTTCGTTTTTGGGTGGAATGCAA ACACTTACTGACGCAATATGCAAAGATCTCAAAGAAGATGAACTTAGGCTAAATTCTAGAGTTCTGGAATTATCTTGTAGCTGTAGTGGGGACTCGGCGATGGATAGCTGGTCAATTTTTTCTGCCTCACCGCACAAACGGCAAGCAGAAGAAGAATCATTTGATGCTGTAATTATGACG GCCCCTCTCTGTGACATTAAGAGTATGAAGATTTCTAAGAGAGGAAATCCATTTCTGCTCAACTTTATTCCTGAG GTTGATTATGTACCAGTATCTGTTGTTATAACCACATTTAAGAGGGAAAATGTAAAGCATCCCCTTGAGGGCTTTGGAGTTCTTGTACCCTCCAAAGAGCAAAAACATGGTCTGAAGACACTAG GCACCCTCTTCTCTTCTATGATGTTTCCAGATCGGGCACCCAGCAATGTCTATCTCTATACTACATTTGTTGGTGGAAGCCGAAATAGAGAACTCGCAAAAGCCTCGAG GACTGAGCTGAAAGATATAGTAACTTCCGACCTAAAGCAGTTGTTGGGTGCTGAGGGAGAGCCAACATATGTGAA TCATGTATACTGGAGTAAAGCATTTCCGTTGTATGGGCATAACTACGATTCAGTTCTAGACGCAATTGACAAAATGGAGAAAAACCTTCCTGGATTATTCTATGCAG GTAACCACAAGGGGGGATTGTCAGTTGGCAAAGCATTATCTTCTGGATGCAATGCAGCAGATCTTGTTATATCATATCTCGAATCCATGACAACCGACACCAAAAACCATTGA
- the LOC107868495 gene encoding COP9 signalosome complex subunit 3 → MDVNMDAIVAQTQGFSGNLSDLNHLQRILKQCEELFGAHTVSQLVSYLDQLDPCLHSLGYLYILKAILSAPVSKEEANGLLVTIARFINSCSVEQIRLAPEIFVFICRRFKDQVMSMEAPIRGVAPMLTAVCKLQVSSEKLTALHSDFLLLCVLAKCYKTGMPVLEDDISEVDQPRDFFLYCYYGGMICIGQKHFGKALELLHNVVTAPMSTLNAIAVEAYKKYVLVSLIHLGQFSTSFRKYTSSAAQRNLKNFAPPYLDLADCYGNGNISELETFVQANAEKFESDNNLGLVKQVVSSMYKRNIQRLTQTYLTLSLQDIANTVQLSNAKEAEMYVLQMIEDGEIYAAINQKDGMVRFLEDPEQYKTRGMIEHIDSSIKRIVVLSKKMTSMDELMSCDPMYLSKVGREKHRYDFDDFDGAPQRFNF, encoded by the exons ATGGATGTGAACATGGACGCCATAGTAGCACAAACCCAAGGATTTTCAGGGAATTTATCAGACCTTAATCATCTACAAAGGATTCTCAAACAATGTGAAGAGTTATTTGGGGCCCACACTGTTTCTCAGTTGGTTTCTTACCTCGATCAACTTGATCCTTGTCTACATTCACTCGGTTACCTCTATATCCT GAAGGCGATCTTGTCTGCCCCAGTTTCAAAGGAGGAAGCCAATGGACTACTTGTTACCATTGCAAGATTTATCAATTCATGTTCTGTGGAGCAAATACGACTGGCACCTGAAATAT TCGTATTCATTTGTAGAAGGTTTAAGGATCAAGTTATGTCGATGGAAGCACCAATTCGTGGTGTGGCTCCGATGCTGACCGCTGTTTGCAAACTACAAGTCTCCTCTGAGAAGCTGACAGCTTTGCATTctgattttcttcttctttgtgtATTAGCAAAGTGCTATAAAACCGGTATGCCTGTCCTTGAGGACGACATATCTGAGGTTGATCAGCCAAGGGACTTTTTTCTCTATTGTTACTATGG GGGAATGATTTGCATTGGACAAAAGCACTTTGGTAAAGCGTTGGAACTTCTACACAAT GTTGTGACGGCACCTATGTCCACTTTAAATGCTATAGCAGTTGAAGCATACAAGAAGTACGTTCTGGTTTCACTCATTCATCTTGGACAG TTCTCCACCAGTTTTCGCAAGTACACTTCTTCTGCAGCCCAAAGGAATTTGAAGAACTTTGCTCCG CCTTACCTGGACTTGGCAGATTGTTATGGAAATGGAAATATCTCTGAGCTCGAAACATTTGTTCAAGCAAACGCGGAGAAGTTTGAAAGT GACAATAATCTTGGATTAGTGAAGCAAGTGGTGTCTTCTATGTATAAACGCAATATTCAACGGCTAACTCAGACATACCTTACTCTCTCCCTTCAAGATATTGCTAACACTGTCCAACTAAGTAACGCTAAAGAGGCAGAAATGTACGTGCTTCAAATG ATTGAAGATGGTGAGATATATGCAGCTATAAATCAGAAGGATGGTATGGTTAGATTCCTGGAGGATCCTGAGCAGTATAAAACACGTGGAATGATTGAACACATTGATTCATCAATTAAGAG AATAGTGGTGTTGTCCAAAAAGATGACTTCAATGGATGAGCTTATGTCTTGTGATCCTATGTACCTATCGAAG GTTGGTAGAGAGAAACACAGATATGATTTCGATGATTTTGATGGTGCTCCTCAGAGATTCAACTTCTGA
- the LOC107868494 gene encoding 4-coumarate--CoA ligase-like 9, whose protein sequence is MDSSNSSTSIDSNSGFCSNTKTFYSLRPPLVLPPQSSPLSAASYALSLQQNTSPWPDATAFIDSFTGRRISFFDFQQRVVCLASSIQKMYRLSKNDVAFVISPNSAQVPVLYFSLLYLGVVICPANSLSTEYELSRQIKLTKPVIAFATSRNFQKLPKLKHPAVLIDSTEFESMMTNRGLKLESVEVNQSDLAAIMYSSGTTGEVKGVKLTHRNFIAIIANYHAQRKKRESPAVVLYTVPFFHVFGFHCVLKSVALTETVVVMERFDMKKMLKTVEDFRVTQLLAAPPIVVVMAKGSVTDDYDLSSLENVGSGGAPLGKEVMQAFADKFPKTILYQGYGLTETSGAAFRAATTEEMLHRGSVGRLLANSEAKIVDPDTGIGLPPGEQGELWFKSPTIMQGYIGDPKATAETLMPGGWLRTGDLCYIDHQGYLFVVDRLKELIKYKGYQVAPAELEQLLQSHPEILDAAVIPYPDEEAGQLPMAFVVRRPQSTLDKEQVIDFISKQVAPYKKIRRVAFVSSIPKSPSGKILRKELKKIHLPESKL, encoded by the exons ATGGACAGCTCGAATTCATCGACATCAATCGATTCAAATAGCGGATTCTGCTCAAATACAAAAACTTTCTACAGTCTCCGACCACCACTAGTACTTCCTCCACAATCTTCTCCTCTCTCAGCTGCTTCCTACGCACTCTCTCTTCAACAGAATACTTCTCCGTGGCCCGATGCCACCGCCTTCATCGACTCATTCACCGGTCGCCGCATTTCCTTCTTCGATTTCCAGCAACGTGTAGTTTGCTTAGCTTCCTCGATACAGAAAATGTACCGTCTTTCCAAAAACGACGTCGCTTTTGTTATCTCTCCGAATTCAGCTCAAGTTCCGGTTCTATACTTTTCTCTTCTGTACCTCGGTGTTGTAATTTGTCCCGCTAATTCACTCAGCACGGAGTATGAACTTTCGCGGCAGATTAAGTTAACGAAGCCTGTTATCGCGTTTGCTACATCGAGAAACTTCCAGAAGCTTCCAAAGTTGAAACATCCAGCTGTTCTAATCGATTCAACGGAGTTTGAATCGATGATGACGAACAGAGGATTGAAACTGGAATCGGTGGAAGTGAATCAATCTGATTTGGCAGCGATTATGTATTCGTCGGGGACTACAGGGGAGGTAAAAGGAGTGAAGCTTACTCACCGGAATTTCATAGCAATAATTGCTAATTACCATGCTCAGAGAAAAAAAAGGGAATCGCCAGCGGTGGTATTGTATACAGTGCCATTTTTTCATGTGTTTGGTTTTCACTGTGTGTTGAAATCGGTTGCGTTGACGGAGACAGTAGTGGTGATGGAGAGATTTGATATGAAGAAAATGTTGAAAACTGTGGAAGATTTTAGGGTGACTCAGTTGTTGGCGGCTCCGCCGATTGTGGTGGTGATGGCTAAAGGAAGTGTTACTGATGACTATGATTTGAGCTCATTGGAGAATGTTGGCTCAGGCGGCGCGCCACTTGGGAAAGAGGTGATGCAAGCATTTGCAGACAAATTTCCAAAGACTATATTATATCAA GGATATGGACTAACTGAAACGAGCGGGGCCGCATTTCGAGCTGCAACTACTGAAGAAATGCTTCATCGAGGTTCTGTAGGAAGGTTACTGGCAAATTCTGAAGCAAAAATTGTAGATCCGGACACTGGGATTGGTCTGCCTCCTGGTGAGCAAGGAGAGCTCTGGTTCAAAAGCCCAACCATTATGCAAG GTTACATTGGTGATCCGAAGGCAACTGCAGAAACTCTGATGCCAGGTGGGTGGTTGAGGACTGGTGATCTTTGTTATATTGATCATCAGGGGTACCTTTTTGTTGTAGACAGGCTGAAAGAACTAATCAAATATAAAGGATACCAG GTTGCTCCTGCTGAACTAGAACAACTTCTTCAGTCTCACCCAGAAATATTAGATGCTGCTGTCATACC ATATCCTGATGAAGAAGCTGGTCAATTGCCCATGGCGTTTGTTGTGAGACGTCCCCAAAGCACTCTTGACAAGGAACAAGTGATTGACTTTATTTCAAAACAG GTTGCTCCATATAAGAAGATAAGGCGTGTGGCATTTGTTAGCTCCATACCTAAAAGTCCATCTGGGAAGATATtgagaaaagaattaaaaaagatTCATTTACCAGAATCTAAGTTGTAA
- the LOC107868492 gene encoding lysine histidine transporter 1 gives METQALTNSNSLYIHSSKSDEERLAEEREIDAWLPITSNRNAKWWYSAFHNVTAMVGAGILSLPYAMAQLGWGPGVAVLVISWIITLYTLWQMVEMHEIVPGKRFDRYHELGQHAFGKKLGLWIIVPQQLVVEVGTDIVYMVTGGESLQQFYKLVCRKDCKDIKKTYFIMIFASVHFVISHLPDLNSIAGVSLAAAVMSISYSTIAWGATLKKGEQPDVEYGYKSKSTAGTVFNFFTALGDVAFAYAGHNVVLEIQATIPSTPEKPSRKPMWKGVIVAYLIVALCYFPVAIIGYWRFGNQLDGSILDEEFLNEPTWLIAMANIFVVVHVIGSYQIYAMPVFDMIETVLVRKFRFKPTKMLRFVTRNIYVAFTMFVAITFPFFIGLLGFFGGFAFAPTTYFLPCIMWLIICKPKKFSLSWIVNWICIILGVLLMVIAPIGGLRSIIIQAKDYKFYS, from the exons ATGGAAACTCAAGCTCTAACTAATTCCAACTCTCTATACATTCACAGTTCCAAAAGT GATGAAGAAAGACTTGCAGAAGAGAGGGAAATAGATGCATGGCTTCCAATAACATCAAACAGGAACGCGAAATGGTGGTATTCGGCTTTTCACAATGTTACTGCTATGGTTGGTGCTGGTATACTCAGTCTCCCTTATGCCATGGCACAGCTTGGCTG GGGGCCTGGAGTAGCGGTGTTGGTGATATCTTGGATTATAACGTTATACACATTATGGCAAATGGTGGAGATGCATGAGATTGTTCCTGGCAAGCGTTTCGATAGATATCATGAACTTGGGCAGCATGCTTTTGGGAAGAAACTTGGGCTATGGATCATTGTGCCACAACAATTAGTTGTTGAAGTTGGAACTGACATAGTTTATATGGTGACTGGAGGGGAATCACTCCAACAGTTTTACAAATTAGTGTGTAGAAAAGATTGCAAAGACATAAAAAAGACTTACTTCATTATGATCTTTGCATCTGTTCATTTTGTTATCTCACATCTTCCTGATTTGAATTCCATAGCAGGAGTGTCTTTGGCTGCTGCTGTCATGTCTATAAG CTACTCTACAATTGCTTGGGGAGCAACACTGAAAAAAGGGGAACAACCAGATGTGGAATATGGGTACAAGTCAAAGAGCACAGCAGGAACAGTATTCAACTTCTTTACTGCATTAGGAGATGTTGCATTTGCATATGCTGGTCATAATGTTGTGttggaaattcaagcaacaattCCATCAACACCTGAAAAGCCTTCAAGAAAACCAATGTGGAAAGGAGTTATTGTTGCTTATTTAATTGTTGCTCTGTGTTATTTCCCTGTTGCTATTATTGGCTATTGGAGGTTTGGGAATCAACTGGATGGAAGTATTTTAGATGAAGAGTTCTTGAATGAACCTACTTGGCTTATTGCTATGGCTAACatctttgttgttgttcatgttaTTGGGAGCTATCAG ATATATGCAATGCCAGTGTTTGACATGATAGAGACGGTGCTTGTTCGAAAATTTAGGTTCAAGCCAACTAAGATGTTGCGATTTGTTACGAGGAACATTTACGTCG CTTTCACAATGTTTGTTGCTATTACTTTCCCTTTCTTCATTGGATTGCTTGGATTCTTTGGAGGATTTGCTTTTGCTCCAACAACCTATTTT CTGCCTTGCATCATGTGGCTAATAATTTGCAAACCAAAGAAATTCAGTCTCTCTTGGATTGTCAATTGg ATTTGCATTATTCTTGGAGTACTATTGATGGTTATAGCACCAATTGGTGGGCTAAGATCCATAATTATTCAAGCCAAGGACTACAAATTTTACTCTTAG